From the Musa acuminata AAA Group cultivar baxijiao chromosome BXJ3-7, Cavendish_Baxijiao_AAA, whole genome shotgun sequence genome, one window contains:
- the LOC135642224 gene encoding protein PHOSPHATE STARVATION RESPONSE 1-like, with amino-acid sequence MRFLGRRVRQYNRTDAPRMRWTEELHRCFVEAVDCLGGETEATPKRILQLMGVKGISISHVKSHLQMYRSTSTHCEKNRSKQLEAPRHDVLMAYSLPKQRADAHLGLTRSIQSPTFEELLRDWAAKNMASIFPRDTLTEDNSQLLQLAYSQRSPPKETNCESSLSSFAYRNQRSLADTGDRGSSAAKKHVNLELTISSPACS; translated from the exons ATGAGATTCTTGGGAAGAAGGGTGAGGCAGTACAACAGAACCGACGCTCCTCGCATGCGATGGACGGAGGAGCTGCATCGGTGCTTTGTCGAAGCAGTCGATTGCCTCGGAGGAGAAACGG AAGCaactccaaagagaattctacaGTTAATGGGCGTAAAAGGAATAAGCATATCTCATGTCAAAAGCCATCTGCAG ATGTACAGAAGCACGAGCACCCACTGCGAGAAGAACCGAAGCAAGCAACTGGAAGCACCGCGGCACGACGTCCTCATGGCTTACAGTCTGCCGAAGCAGAGAGCGGACGCACACCTCGGTCTCACCCGTTCAATTCAATC GCCGACGTTTGAGGAGCTGCTGAGAGACTGGGCAGCAAAGAACATGGCCTCCATCTTTCCAAGAGACACGTTGACCGAAGACAACAGCCAG CTACTCCAGCTCGCTTATTCTCAGCGATCGCCGCCGAAGGAGACCAACTGCGAGTCGAGCTTATCGTCTTTTGCCTACCGGAATCAGAGAAGCTTGGCAGACACGGGCGACCGGGGATCAAGTGCAGCAAAGAAGCACGTAAACTTGGAGCTGACCATCTCATCACCTGCCTGTTCCTGA
- the LOC135642693 gene encoding transcription factor PCF2-like produces the protein MTYVSSPLSVALFAAGLAEKIDVGMAAEVSSLATTLGAYEDEAEGESELVTRDLLGGGGGGGAGGGGGGGAGDVDLQLHVPAGWPTRIDLPSGKTSLEQRDPDPAPRHLHDLNLSPPSPSVASLALELASPSAEYQSVCTLEKVKSALERESRLVATTGPASPPPSSTTTTTSSSSSSSAVSTKRRAPTSPDEDGAAGSTMAVATCPVCLLYVLVSKAEPRCPRCAAHVPVNDLLKKKPRIDLNSSLPSH, from the exons ATGACTTACGTCTCCTCTCCCCTCTCTGTTGCGCTGTTCGCTGCAGGACTCGCAGAGAAAATAGACGTCGGGATGGCTGCAGAGGTGAGCTCCTTGGCGACAACCCTCGGGGCATACGAGGACGAAGCGGAAGGAGAGAGCGAGCTCGTCACCCGGGACTTgcttggcggcggcggcggcggcggagccggcggcggcggcggcggcggagccgGCGACGTGGATCTCCAGCTCCATGTCCCCGCCGGCTGGCCGACCCGCATCGACCTCCCG TCCGGGAAGACGAGCCTCGAACAGCGGGACCCCGATCCCGCTCCCCGCCATCTGCACGACCTTAACCTGTCGCCGCCGTCGCCGTCCGTGGCCTCTCTCGCCCTCGAGCTGGCGTCACCCTCCGCCGAGTACCAGAGCGTCTGCACCCTGGAGAAGGTAAAGTCGGCGCTGGAGCGGGAGTCGCGCCTCGTCGCCACCACCGGCCCCGCGTCCCCGCCCCcctcttccaccaccaccaccacctcctcctcctcctcctcctccgccgtctcGACCAAGCGTCGGGCGCCGACCTCGCCGGACGAGGACGGCGCCGCGGGAAGCACCATGGCGGTGGCCACCTGCCCGGTGTGCCTCCTCTACGTGCTCGTCTCCAAGGCGGAGCCCAGGTGCCCCAGGTGCGCGGCGCATGTGCCGGTGAACGACCTCCTCAAGAAGAAGCCGCGCATCGACCTCAACTCCTCTCTCCCATCCCACTGA
- the LOC135642432 gene encoding protein JASON-like has translation MKRSKFRVVEQVLGFFESVLMSCFFGCFRIKDDARRKTDSCANSISSEDRVSLVSTKELASDSLFREQEAYSCVVENIEESSFQKDLEIQAKFLKNCGALSKIPEEILRTPNKIFSQASKDDSSLNFPLRLPGLYGMDDNLDEQSDPRADSVEKLDNSFGLSENEFEGSILEEQQTVRKVLQFDVNKHLSQVDPAPDLVNLDISPSRGDSKPQTVDSSDSPYPTPLNLTNEMQTPGTVYPVNLDSLRTGKHTRIRTQYVYPVLKPVENLPQWDALRRGSCQHVQSDDSFEQQLSSRTDSVERRNKVFLTPARQDSQFINSWLLSSCGKKNQDGDRIFTEKSVDKIMPPDLTLISSGRDRVDVEPDTPELIISSLSRWLKPKPLKNRNFDVTAFISNEQSCPVMNFDAERPIIGTVAAHWTDDDACSNSHGHWNGNGIPNSTTKYKEDQRVSWHATPFEERLDKVLSDEKLLPQRKLLYREPIESED, from the exons ATGAAGCGCTCCAAGTTCCGCGTGGTCGAACAGGTCCTGGGGTTCTTCGAATCCGTGCTGATGAGTTGCTTCTTCGGTTGCTTTCGGATCAAAGATGATGCTCGGAGGAAGACCGATTCATGCGCCAATTCGATCTCCTCCGAGGACAGG GTTTCTTTGGTATCAACAAAGGAGCTTGCGTCTGATTCCTTGTTTCGAG AGCAAGAAGCATATTCGTGTGTCGTGGAGAATATTGAAGAAAGTAGCTTTCAGAAGGATCTTGAGATTCAG GCTAAATTTCTAAAGAATTGTGGTGCACTATCAAAAATTCCTGAAGAAATACTGAGAACGCCAAACAAAATATTTTCTCAGGCATCTAAGGATGACTCGTCTCTTAATTTCCCCTTGCGACTTCCTGGATTATATGGAATGGATGATAATTTGGACGAACAGAGTGATCCAAGAGCGGACAGCGTGGAGAAACTGGACAATAGTTTTGGACTGTCAGAAAATGAATTTGAAGG CTCTATCTTAGAGGAACAACAGACAGTAAGGAAGGTTCTGCAATTTGATGTGAATAAGCATCTATCTCAAGTAGATCCTGCGCCGGATCTTGTTAATTTGGATATTTCTCCTTCTCGTGGTGATAGCAAGCCTCAAACGGTTGATTCTAGTGATTCACCTTATCCTACTCCACTGAATTTAACCAATGAAATGCAGACCCCTGGAACAGTTTATCCAGTGAATCTGGATAGTCTTAGAACCGGAAAGCACACCAGGATCCGCACACAATATGTATATCCTGTTTTGAAGCCTGTGGAGAATTTACCTCAGTGGGATGCACTGAGACGAGGCTCTTGCCAGCATGTTCAGTCGGATGATTCCTTTGAGCAGCAGTTGAGTTCCAGAACAGATAGTGTAGAGAGAAGAAACAAGGTTTTCCTGACTCCAGCTCGTCAGGATTCACAGTTTATCAATTCATGGTTGCTATCTTCCTGTGGAAAGAAAAATCAAGATGGAGACAGAATCTTTACAGAGAAATCTGTTGACAAGATAATGCCACCTGACTTGACACTAATTTCAAGTGGCAGAGATCGAGTAGACGTTGAACCagatactccagagctcataatcTCAAGCTTATCTCGGTGGCTGAAGCCTAAGCCTCTTAAAAATAGGAATTTTGATGTTACTGCCTTCATTTCTAATGAACAGTCTTGTCCTGTGATGAATTTTGATGCTGAGAGGCCTATAATTGGAACTGTTGCTGCACATTGGACTGACGACGATGCCTGTTCTAATTCCCACGGGCATTGGAATGGTAATGGAATTCCAAATTCAACAACCAAGTATAAGGAG GATCAGCGAGTTAGTTGGCATGCGACGCCTTTCGAAGAAAGATTAGATAAGGTTTTATCTGATGAGAAGCTTTTGCCTCAAAG GAAGCTTCTATATAGAGAACCAATAGAGTCAGAGGACTAG